Part of the Acidobacteriota bacterium genome, GATGAACGCGGTTACCAAGTTGATGGGGAACGGATTGTCGTTATTAACAAACGATTCGAGGAAGTGCTTGACGATATCATCGCGAAAATTCGCCGCCGACAACCTCGCGCCGGACGCTCAATTTTTCTTCTTGACCAGACCGGATTCGCACAGGTCGCGCTGGAACTCGTAGCTCGGATTTTTCGTGAACTGCCGGCTGCGGAGGTCATACTTACGTTTGCCACAGATGCGCTCGTCAACCATCTTGCGGAAACACGGTCGCAGATCAAGGCAGTCGCTCCGATCGATTTGTCGGAAGCACAAATACGCGAGTTGATCGAGTACCGGGATGGAGATGGCGGTCGAGCCCTTATTCAGAGAACGTTGCGTAATCATATTCGCACCGGGACGAGAGCGACCTATGATACTCCATTCTTCATCCGACCTCGTCGGTCACGCCGTGCCTTGTGGTTCCTCCATCTGTCGAGACATCCTACTGCGCGCGATGTCATGATTCAGCGGCATTGGGAGATTTCAAATACCTTCGAACACTACGGTCCCGGCGATTTCGGGATGCTGGGATGGGAAGGATTGCACTCCAAGACACTGCCCCTATTCCATTTTACAGGGCATGACGCCGAGCAGATGCGGTCGGAACTTTTGAATTCCCTGCCGGAGAAACTGTTCGGTTTGGTATCCGAAACCCCGATCACCGTTGACACGATGCGGCATATGCTTGCAAACAAGACAGCCGCTCGATTCTCGGATCTTGACGAGGCGGTCCTCCAACTTTTCCGGGAAAGAGAACTTAGAATTTTGGATCCCGATGGCAAAGTGCGCTCCCATACTCTGAGACGTCTTCGGCCTTCCGATCAGATTGCACTTCCCAATACGCTGTTGCTTCCCGGAATTTCCCGCCGCCGTTAAGGTTTTGCAGACAGGCAATTGGAGTTTCCAATAAGCATGAAGGGATTCCCCGAGGAAATCTAAGGCGCCGCTCCGCGGTCTCAGAGACCTACCTCCATTTATTTGTGATCACAGTTCCCCTGTCATCCACTTGACTTTCCCGATTACCTCGTCCTCGCCCCATGTCTCGGGCTCCCAAGCCGGGTGATCGCTGACCAGCAGCCAGTTGCCTGAATCGTCGATCACGGATCGCTTGACGACCAAGCCATCGCTC contains:
- a CDS encoding S24 family peptidase — its product is MIRSASLRNVPMALPEGCVTPVDHNRRRRLRGHFYVVRKSDGLVVKRSVIDDSGNWLLVSDHPAWEPETWGEDEVIGKVKWMTGEL
- a CDS encoding three-Cys-motif partner protein TcmP, which encodes MNFSWHPDESPPLIEAHSKAKLDVLRSYLHAYLDRLNINPHREEFKLDLVDGFAGGGTFLDGKEVVSGSPLIMLEESEKAKGRLNRRRTNPLRFDFGYYFVDKEAAHIGHLKKVLDERGYQVDGERIVVINKRFEEVLDDIIAKIRRRQPRAGRSIFLLDQTGFAQVALELVARIFRELPAAEVILTFATDALVNHLAETRSQIKAVAPIDLSEAQIRELIEYRDGDGGRALIQRTLRNHIRTGTRATYDTPFFIRPRRSRRALWFLHLSRHPTARDVMIQRHWEISNTFEHYGPGDFGMLGWEGLHSKTLPLFHFTGHDAEQMRSELLNSLPEKLFGLVSETPITVDTMRHMLANKTAARFSDLDEAVLQLFRERELRILDPDGKVRSHTLRRLRPSDQIALPNTLLLPGISRRR